From Methanofastidiosum sp., a single genomic window includes:
- a CDS encoding EVE domain-containing protein produces NTNTHVALDIIIQNKYIKDDNGLLDLFNKTGYDRSLQGIKQMIYELTRCGLITRNNFNDLRPTENALTIPKISDKKNQPDESAIEQCLKLIDYLENNELFIKNTIIAFSKNLKNNREILDYLLALDVNFKSDDHSHIPAMKNFLVYLGILNETGDFTNLGSKILNNLLVSYWQIAPGENARLWPGMKSGEYVAVGWKNTPNLSNVKSKEELFQILKNYNFGDSLQETQTSKLWQFLKEIKVGDKLVINKGKSKIIGIGEVIGDYYFEQAASEYKHRKKVRFTWTGEVDVPFQGKFGTTLVELSKEEYDKLTSYTFDKNLGVTGVVQLLQSKKQIILYGPPGTGKTYKAREYAIEFISKNT; encoded by the coding sequence AATACTAATACACACGTCGCATTGGATATTATCATTCAAAATAAGTATATTAAGGACGATAACGGACTGCTGGACCTTTTTAATAAGACGGGATATGATAGAAGTCTGCAAGGAATAAAACAAATGATTTATGAGCTCACTCGATGCGGTCTTATCACAAGAAATAATTTCAATGATCTAAGGCCAACTGAAAATGCATTAACTATACCTAAAATCTCAGATAAAAAAAATCAGCCAGATGAATCTGCAATAGAGCAATGTTTAAAGTTAATAGATTACTTAGAGAATAATGAACTTTTTATTAAGAATACCATCATAGCCTTTTCTAAAAATCTAAAGAACAACAGAGAAATATTAGACTACTTACTAGCTTTAGATGTTAACTTTAAATCTGATGATCATTCCCACATCCCTGCAATGAAGAATTTTTTAGTATATCTTGGAATCTTAAATGAAACTGGAGATTTTACAAATCTGGGTTCTAAAATTCTTAACAATTTGTTAGTTAGTTATTGGCAAATTGCACCTGGAGAAAATGCAAGACTTTGGCCTGGGATGAAAAGTGGAGAATATGTGGCAGTGGGCTGGAAAAATACCCCTAATCTTTCTAATGTCAAATCCAAAGAAGAGTTATTTCAAATCCTAAAAAATTACAATTTTGGAGATAGTCTTCAGGAGACACAAACAAGTAAATTATGGCAGTTTTTAAAAGAAATTAAAGTAGGTGACAAATTAGTCATCAATAAAGGGAAAAGCAAAATTATTGGAATTGGAGAAGTAATTGGAGATTACTATTTTGAACAAGCGGCAAGTGAATACAAACATAGAAAGAAAGTAAGATTTACCTGGACTGGAGAAGTTGATGTCCCTTTTCAAGGGAAATTCGGAACTACTTTAGTAGAACTATCTAAAGAGGAATATGATAAACTAACTAGTTACACATTTGATAAGAATTTAGGAGTTACGGGAGTTGTCCAATTACTCCAGTCAAAGAAGCAAATCATCCTGTATGGCCCGCCCGGTACTGGTAAGACCTACAAGGCTAGGGAGTATGCAATTGAATTTATATCAAAAAATACGTGA
- a CDS encoding AAA domain-containing protein: protein MKNGQIEFITFHPSYSYEEFMEGITAHTEKEGVPTEKIQYKLKAGIFKEMCKRALASAIGYDLKINSTWNEVFGDYQTKIESGKEIDFENAKKYLLIIDEINRGDISKIFGELITLLESDKRLGSDNTLVVKLPYSNDLFGVPPNLYIIGTMNTADRSIALIDVALRRRFGFKELMPDFELVTKYVEEKKDEFEDGVYDLVTDSIACVKIINKRICEERTVGRDKQIGHSYFFTIKETNDIIRVWQNEILPLLEEYCYGNYEKISDLLLREESNNWINKVDGIKEFSSSEDLKSFLKEIIESGKNE from the coding sequence ATGAAAAATGGGCAGATTGAATTTATTACATTTCATCCCTCATACTCATATGAAGAGTTTATGGAGGGAATAACTGCCCATACAGAAAAAGAGGGCGTTCCAACAGAAAAAATACAATACAAACTGAAAGCAGGTATTTTCAAAGAAATGTGTAAAAGAGCTTTGGCTAGCGCCATAGGATATGATCTAAAAATAAATTCTACATGGAATGAAGTATTTGGCGATTATCAAACAAAAATTGAATCTGGCAAAGAAATAGACTTTGAAAATGCGAAAAAATATCTTCTTATTATAGATGAAATAAATAGGGGAGACATATCCAAAATTTTTGGTGAATTAATAACTCTTTTAGAAAGTGACAAAAGACTTGGATCAGATAATACCCTTGTTGTTAAACTGCCTTATTCAAATGATCTATTTGGAGTTCCACCAAATCTATACATAATTGGAACGATGAATACTGCGGATAGAAGTATTGCTCTAATTGATGTTGCCCTTAGGAGAAGATTTGGATTTAAGGAATTAATGCCTGACTTTGAATTAGTTACAAAATATGTGGAAGAAAAAAAAGATGAATTTGAGGATGGAGTTTATGATTTAGTTACTGATTCTATAGCATGTGTAAAAATAATCAACAAAAGAATATGTGAAGAAAGAACTGTTGGCAGAGATAAACAAATAGGGCATTCTTATTTTTTCACAATTAAGGAAACAAATGATATAATTAGAGTATGGCAAAATGAAATACTCCCACTTCTAGAAGAGTACTGCTATGGAAACTATGAGAAGATAAGCGATCTATTGCTCAGAGAAGAATCCAATAATTGGATCAATAAAGTCGATGGAATAAAAGAGTTTTCTTCTAGCGAAGATCTAAAGAGTTTCTTGAAGGAGATTATAGAATCTGGTAAAAATGAGTGA